AAGGGAATGTATCAATTAGACCGTTTGAATTTATTAATCATGACAATATTCGCAATGGTAATATGTTAAGATCCCCAGAAATACAAAAGAAAAGGGAGGATTTTGAGATTCCTCCAGGAAAAAATCAAACTTTTACAATGTATTATGCAGTTGAAAAAGAAAATGTAAAGTATGGTATTTACTATTTATTACCTCAATCTTTCACAAAAAAAGCAAATGAGTTTAGTGAAAAAGAGCGTAATGAAAATTTATTTACACGTAAGGAAGTAGTGCTTATAGATTCAAAATGAGGAGGAACAAATGAGGCATATATTAAAGTATAATATACTCTATTCCTTACATTTAAATAAATGGAAATGGGGTCTATTTATTATCTTGATCTCAATATTCATGTTACCGCATAGTCTTGTAGGTGAATCTAGCCTAGAACTTTTATATAACGGGTTTGGAGGGGTGTTTTTAGAAAATAAATCTAAAATACCTTATCTATATATTTTTCTTCAAATATATGTTTTGTTTATTGTAGGTGATTTCTTCAATCAAGATTATTCATCTACAGGAGTTCATTTAGTAATTCGACAAAAGAATAAAAGGACTTGGTTAAAAAATAAACTTATTTGGTTAAACATTAACCTGTTTGGTTATTATTTTTTAACAATGATTATATTAGGTTTCATGGGTAGGTTTACATTTTTTTATCATGACATAGATATTGAAAACGGATTATGTACATTCCTTTCTATTTTTTTATTATTGATACTAGGTTCATTTACCAACTCACTGATTTATTTATTATTTTCATTACTCCTGAATTCTAACTATAGTATTGGGATATTGATGTTGTTACATATTCTATCTTGTTTTGTACCTACGACATTTCTTCCAGGTGCACATACAATGATATTGAGGTTAGAACCGTTTAGTGGTGTTAATTGGATTGAAATTGTTTTGTTCAATTTAATACTAATTACTCTATTCCTTTTTTTATTGTTTATAATCATAAAAAGGAAAGATGAACTACTTCTATAATGGAGGTGCTATGAAATATGGACAATTATATTATTGTGAAAAATTTGAGTAAGAAATTAAAAGGGCACTATGTATTAAAAAATATAAATCTTAGTATTTCAAAAGGTGAAATCTGTGGTTTTAAAGGAAGAAATGGTTCAGGGAAAACGATGTTTTTAAGGTGTATAAGTGGACTATTACGTCCATCCGAGGGAGAAATTTTCATTGACGGAAGTAAACTAGAAGATAATTTTCCAAAAAGTATGGGAATCATAATCGAGTATCCAGGATTTATTCCTAGTTACACTGGATTTAAAAATCTAAAATTAATAGCTCAAATAAATAAAAAAATCGATGATAATGAAATTAAAAAAGTTTTAAAGGCTGTTGGATTAGATCCTGATGATGGAAGGAAAGTGAAAAAATATTCATTAGGGATGAAACAAAGATTGGGGATAGCTCAAGCCATTATGGAAAAACCAGAATTATTAATCTTGGACGAGCCTACTAATGCACTAGATCGAGAAGGAATAGCACTTATGAGAAATATTTTTTTAAAAATGAAAAATCAAGGAACAACTATTTTATTAGCAAGTCATGACCATGATGAACTAAAGGCAATTTGTGATAATATTTATACAATAGATAATGGGATATTAATAGAAAAAGAAAGCAACTTAACTGTGAGGTAAATTTATACTGCTCCTTTTCACGTATGTTAAGAAGGATGATATGGAAGTTTTTAATTTGATGAACGTTTAGTCATTTTGATTGTTTCATTATTCTAATACAGCTGACTATCATTCTACGGAGTTCTTTACTGATGCAATGATATAAATTACTTATTTTAAAACTTAAGAAAAATTACTCCTAAAGAGAAAAAAATATGCGTCTTCCATCGTTGCATTAGCCTGTTTATATGGTGTTCTTGTAAATTGGGGAGAAAATTGGCTTTTTACAGTGCTCTTAGGCTTCGGTTTCTTAATTTGTAGTATAATGGCCTTTTTTGATATAAAGCGTAGTTTGAAACAATCGTTTTGATGTTGCATCTTTCCCCTAAACATAAGTGTATTCGAAAGAAAAACTCGAATACACTTATTTTATTACTAAAATTACCTAGTAAAATGAAACAAGGCTGGTATGGAAACAATGTACTATATACATAGTAATAACGGTGAGTAAAAAGGTATTAAAAAAATTGTCGAATGTGTATAATAGAAAGGTATAAAAATATCTAGGGGGGTATATTTTTAAAGTGAAAACAAATCATATTGTAAACTTAGAAGGATTCTCTTGTTCTATGCTTATTATTAAAACAAAAAAGGCATTAGATGAATTACAATCTGGAGAAGTATTAGAGCTACATACAGCAGATAAAGGCTCTATTAATGATTTAAAAGCATGGACAAAATCCGTTGGTCATGAACTATTAAAAATTGAGGAAGAAGACGGAAAGCTTACATTTTGGATTAAAAAAGCATAAGAGAAATCATAAAGCGGGGGAGGAATCCTTCGCTTTTTTGTTGTCCAGCTCCGGTGGGCTAACGACCTCCGCCATAAGTCAAAGTGTTCTAGAGGCAAAGACCGCCTCTTCCACCCTTCGCCTTATAGCTCCGTCGTTGAACGAGCCCCCCTCTGCTTTTCTTATTGTCCAGCTCCAGGCGCTAGGGGCTCGAGCCATAAGCCATCTTGTTCCATGAGAAAACCCCACCTCATTCCACAAGCTGTCTTATGCTTGTCGACCCTGTGCGAGCGCCCTCTGCTTTTCTTATTGTCTAGCTCCGGGCGCTACCGACTTCCGGTATAAGCCGCCCAACTCCAAAGGCAAAAAGCGCCTTTTCCGTTGTTCGTCTTATTCCTCCATCGGTAACCAAGCACCCTCCGCTTTTCTTTTTTCCCTGTGTTTGTTATGTGGAAAGAGGAATGAATGATGGATGAGATTAGTGTTTCTCTGCTTTTCTTTTTAATTATGATTGGATTTTTAGCTGCGTTTGTTGATTCTGTTGTAGGTGGTGGGGGGATGATTTCTGTTCCATCACTTTTAGCGACAGGTCTTCCTCCAGCAGTTGCATTAGGTACGAATAAATTAGCGAGTACGATGGGGTCTTTTACTAGTACGCTTTCTTTTTTAGGTTCAGGGAAAGTACATAAACGACTAGTATTACGATTAGTGCCACTTTTTTTATTGCTTCGATTTTCGGGGTGATGGTTGTGCAAATTATTTCTTCGGAAATGCTAAAACCGGTCATTATTGTTTTGTTAGTTGCTGGGACGGTTTATACGTTATTAAAAAAAGATTGGGGAACGAAATCAACGTTTCGACGTTTAACAAAAAAACAATGTTTTTTCTTATCGGTATGTCCATTATGCTTGGATTTTATGATGGGTTTTTAGGTCCGGGTACAGGGTCTTTCTTATTATTTTTTTGTAATGATTGGATTTGATTTTGTGGAAGCTGTTGCGAATGCCAAAATCTTAAACTTTAGTAGTAACATTGCTGGTCTTTTAGCGTTTATGTATTTTGGTACGATTCGTTATCTCTATGGGATTGTGATGGGAGTAGCTATGGTAGCGGGGGCGTATTTCGGTACGCGGGTAGCCATTAAAAAGGGTGCTGCTTATGTGAAAAATTTATTTCTTTTTGTTTCGCTTTGGTTCATTATTAAAATAATCATGGCTCAATTTTCTAAAATGAATGTTTCGTTCGATAGTGGAAGTGAATTCATGTGTAGAACTATTATCTGTATGAACAAAATATAGTTCAAAATTTGCACCTTTTTTTCTTGATTAATATAATATTGAGTACTGTAAGATGTGACAATATCATCTTCAACGTATAAATTATAATATTTTTCTTCTTTTTTTGGTGTAAATATTATTTACATCTGATTTTATACTTTCATCTAATCAAAACGAAGAAATAATATCCTTAGTATCTTGTGCTAATTATTAAGTGAAATTTCAAAATTTTTAATTTTTCGTAAATCGATTTGGGTATTATTTTTATTTTTAGCCGAACTTACATTCGTAGACAGAGGGCTAAAAAAATAACATAGAACTCTTTAAAACAAAAAGCCTTTTCTATATAAATCCTTTCTCATGTTATTATGATTACAACAACAAGAGGAGGGATTTATATGAAGCCATACTATAAGTTATCCTATAAAGAAAAGTTTAAAAGGACCATTTATGCTGGTATACCGATACTTTTATTGAGTACAATAAATATATTTTATTTCGCTCCAACTATTAAGCAAAAAGTAATAGTTCCGTTGATACTATTACTAATTTGGATAGTACAATTAATTTATACTTATAAAAAGTCAAAAGAAGATAAGTTAATATAAAAAGGGTTCGCTTGCGGTGAAAGGAGAGAAGGAATGGGAGAGTTTTGTTTAGTAAAAGACCGCATATATATGGAAGAAGCGATAAAAGAAGCAAAAAGAGCAGAAGCAATTGGAGAAGTTCCGATTGGGGCGGTGATTGTGTACCAAGATGAAATCATTAGTCGTGGTCACAATGAAAGGGAAACGAAACAGCGTCCAACCGCACACGCAGAATTAATCGCGATTGAAGAAGCAAGTGAAAAACTTGGGACATGGCGTTTGAATGAGTGTACCTTGTATGTCACGCTTGAACCTTGTCCAATGTGTTCGGGTGCTATTGTTCAATCACGAGTAGGGAGAGTAGTGTTCGGGGCGACGGATTCTAAAGGAGGATGTTGCGGTACATTAATGAACCTTATTCAAGATGACCGATTTAATCATTGTGCTCAATTAACAAGCGGTGTCTTAGCGGAACAATGTGGGCAGCTATTATCTGATTTTTTTCGGAAATTACGGATAAAAAAGAAAGAAAAATCAGATAGTTGAATGCATAAAATAATTGTATTATACTAAGTAATGCATGATTTTGAGATGGAGGCGTACCCAAGTTTGGCTGAAGGGGACTGACTCGAAATCAGTTAGGACGCGGATGCGTCGCGGGGGTTCGAATCCTCTCGCCTCCGCCATAAAATGACAGTTGCAACTTATCGTTGAAACCGTTATACTAAATAAAGGAATGAAAATTGGTATCAATTTTGCCACGCTAGGTGGGGAATTAGCGGTGCCCTGTACTCGCAATCCGCTGTAGCGAGACGGAATCCCTTCCCGAGGTTAGTTAACGTATGGTCTGACTTAAGCAAGTGGTGTTGACGAGCGGGTCCTGCGCAACGGATGTTTATGAACCCTGTCAGGTCCGGAAGGAAGCAGCAGTAAGTAGGCCTCTCCGTGTGACGCGGGGGTGCCTGCTCTGAGCTAACTACTTGAGTAACGCGTATGAAGGCTATATCGACGGAAGGTGCGTGGCTTTTATATAATAAAAATCAAAAGAGCTGGTCTTGTTACCTGCTCTTTTTTTGTGATGAAAAAGGCTAGAGAATTCGTTTTGAAAATTGGTCTTTAATCGTTATAATAAAATGGAGTGAAAAAAAGGAGGAGCAGTCATGGCCTATCAAGCGTTATATCGTGTTTGGCGTCCGCAACAGTTTCAAGATGTTGTTGGTCAAGAACATATTACCAAAACGATACAACATGCAATCGTAAGCAATAAATTAACGCATGCATATTTATTTACAGGACCCCGCGGAACGGGAAAAACGAGTGCGGCAAAAATTATTGCGAAGGCGATTAACTGTGAACATGGCCCTGCTCTTGAGCCGTGTAACGAATGTGAGACATGTCGTTCTATCACAGAAGGTACGAATCCTGATGTCATTGAAATGGACGCAGCATCTAATAATAGTGTCGACGATGTTCGGGATATTCGTGAAACGGTGAAGTATGCACCAAGCAGCGCAAAATATAAAGTATATATTATTGACGAGGCGCACATGCTCTCAATCGGAGCTTTTAATGCATTATTAAAAACATTAGAAGAACCACCTGGGCACGTGTTGTTTATATTAGCAACGACAGAACCGCACAAAATTCCTATTACGATTATTTCGAGATGTCAACGTTTTGATTTTAAACGTATATCCAATACGCATATTAAAAAACGGATGGAAGAAATCGTAACTGCCCAAGAAGTAGCAGTAGACGACGAGGCATTAGAACTAATCGCAAAAACAGCAGAAGGCGGTATGCGTGATGCGCTAAGTTTGTTAGATCAAGCCATTTCATACAGCGATTCGCGGGTAACGGAAGTAGATGTGTTATCTATTATCGGTGGAGTATCACAAGATTTTATCGCAACGTTGGCAGAAGATATTCAAAAACAAGATGTCGCAAGCTTATTGCATGCAGTCGAATACATGATGGATGAAGGAAAAGATCCGCTTCGCTTTTTGGAAGATTTCGTCTATTATTATCGCGATGTTTTATTATATAAAACCCTTTCTACGATAGATGAAAGTTTGCTTTACTATCATCTGGATGAAAAGATGAAAGCACTCGCGACAGAGATAGAAGAAAAAACAATTTATAAAATTATTCATGAATTAAATGAAAGTAAACAAGAAATGAAGTGGACGACACATCCGCGAGTATTTTTGGAAATGATTTTTATTAAATTGACACAAAATAATCGCGTGATATCTGCTTCACCTGCAGAAGGTGAGGAAAACACTTCCATTCTCTTGAATCGAATTGTACAATTAGAATCAAAAGTCCAACAATTAGCAGAAAAGGGTGTGCCTGTTACACCGCAAGAAACACGGCCGCAAAAAGAAAGAAAAAATCGTCCAGCGCGATCGATGAAGCCAATAGTTTCCCGAGAAAAAGTAGCGCAGTTGCTTGGAGTAGCGACAAAACAACACTTGCAATCGTTACGTAATATTTGGCCGGATGTGTTACAAAAATTGCAGCAACAAAATATTCAAGCGCATGCGTGGATTAAAGAAGGAAAGCCCGTTCTTTGTTCTGATGAAGAGTGTTTACTCGCTTTTCCGTATGAAATTCATGCACAACAAGCGATGGGAGAAAAAAATCGCACGTTATTTGAAAGCATTTTGTTCCAAGCATTTGGTCATCCTATCCGTTTAGTCGCTATTTTTGAACAAGATTGGAATGAAGTGAAACAATCTTTTATTGAAGAACGAAAACATCAAGAAGACGGCGGGACAAAAACGGAGAATCTTCTTATTGAAGAAGGTAAAAAATTAGTTGGAGAAAATCTACTCGAAATTGTAGAAGAGTAGTGTACAATGAAAACAATGAATCAGTTAAAGGAGGAATTTAATATGATGCGTGGTATGGGTAATATGGGTAACATGATGAAACAAATGCAAAAAATGCAAAAGGATATGGCAAAAGCACAAGAAGCATTAGTGGAAGAGAGAGTAGAAGGTACTGCTGGTGGCGGTATGGTTACAGTTATTGCAAACGGCCATAAAGAAATCGTCGAAGTAAAAGTAAACGAAGAAGTAGTAGATCCAGATGATATTGAAATGCTTCAAGATTTAATTGTAGCTGCAACAAATGATGCATTAAAACAAGTGGACGGTTTAGTAGAACAAAAATTAGGAAAATTCACTAAGGGGCTTAAT
The genomic region above belongs to Massilibacterium senegalense and contains:
- a CDS encoding DUF4352 domain-containing protein, with protein sequence MKKRSRLIIMVLCLISIFVCGFRYYDLNNDLPNKVKIIMYKQGEKIPIDGAMVSIHSETSTKPYNNQSQITDELNKYTYLKIKMIVENKGNVSIRPFEFINHDNIRNGNMLRSPEIQKKREDFEIPPGKNQTFTMYYAVEKENVKYGIYYLLPQSFTKKANEFSEKERNENLFTRKEVVLIDSK
- a CDS encoding ATP-binding cassette domain-containing protein, with protein sequence MDNYIIVKNLSKKLKGHYVLKNINLSISKGEICGFKGRNGSGKTMFLRCISGLLRPSEGEIFIDGSKLEDNFPKSMGIIIEYPGFIPSYTGFKNLKLIAQINKKIDDNEIKKVLKAVGLDPDDGRKVKKYSLGMKQRLGIAQAIMEKPELLILDEPTNALDREGIALMRNIFLKMKNQGTTILLASHDHDELKAICDNIYTIDNGILIEKESNLTVR
- a CDS encoding sulfurtransferase TusA family protein, which codes for MKTNHIVNLEGFSCSMLIIKTKKALDELQSGEVLELHTADKGSINDLKAWTKSVGHELLKIEEEDGKLTFWIKKA
- the tadA gene encoding tRNA adenosine(34) deaminase TadA — its product is MGEFCLVKDRIYMEEAIKEAKRAEAIGEVPIGAVIVYQDEIISRGHNERETKQRPTAHAELIAIEEASEKLGTWRLNECTLYVTLEPCPMCSGAIVQSRVGRVVFGATDSKGGCCGTLMNLIQDDRFNHCAQLTSGVLAEQCGQLLSDFFRKLRIKKKEKSDS
- the dnaX gene encoding DNA polymerase III subunit gamma/tau, whose product is MAYQALYRVWRPQQFQDVVGQEHITKTIQHAIVSNKLTHAYLFTGPRGTGKTSAAKIIAKAINCEHGPALEPCNECETCRSITEGTNPDVIEMDAASNNSVDDVRDIRETVKYAPSSAKYKVYIIDEAHMLSIGAFNALLKTLEEPPGHVLFILATTEPHKIPITIISRCQRFDFKRISNTHIKKRMEEIVTAQEVAVDDEALELIAKTAEGGMRDALSLLDQAISYSDSRVTEVDVLSIIGGVSQDFIATLAEDIQKQDVASLLHAVEYMMDEGKDPLRFLEDFVYYYRDVLLYKTLSTIDESLLYYHLDEKMKALATEIEEKTIYKIIHELNESKQEMKWTTHPRVFLEMIFIKLTQNNRVISASPAEGEENTSILLNRIVQLESKVQQLAEKGVPVTPQETRPQKERKNRPARSMKPIVSREKVAQLLGVATKQHLQSLRNIWPDVLQKLQQQNIQAHAWIKEGKPVLCSDEECLLAFPYEIHAQQAMGEKNRTLFESILFQAFGHPIRLVAIFEQDWNEVKQSFIEERKHQEDGGTKTENLLIEEGKKLVGENLLEIVEE
- a CDS encoding YbaB/EbfC family nucleoid-associated protein gives rise to the protein MMRGMGNMGNMMKQMQKMQKDMAKAQEALVEERVEGTAGGGMVTVIANGHKEIVEVKVNEEVVDPDDIEMLQDLIVAATNDALKQVDGLVEQKLGKFTKGLNIPGLF